The nucleotide sequence TACCTTGCAGTCCATATTCCTGACAGAATTTCAATACAGAAAAATTCTGATAGGCTACTTTTTCTACATCATTAGAAGAAAACAAATCTGAAAAAAATGAAAAAATAGCCGTAGTAAGTAAAGTTATTGCCACTGTCATTATCAAATTGTAAATCATAATATCTACTGGTTTTATATAACGTTCATTAATAAGTAATACAATTACAGCAATAATTCCACATAAAAGCAAAACCAATGTTTTAGATTTGATTTTTCTCATAGCATTCACCTCAACAATTTGACTGGCAAAACTCGCTTTCTATATTTATAAGCCTTTTCCTGCCATTTACTATAGCAGAAAAAGGCCAAATTATCAATCAGAACCGATCCATATCCTCCTGCGTCCCCAGCTCACAGTACCGATACCCGTCATTCACCTGCTCCGTATACATATCATTCACCAGCCCAATAGACAAAAGCTCCATATCCGCCATAGAAATCCCAAGCTGCACACACCGAAGCAGAAACAGCGGCGTAGTCATCTCCCGCTCTGTTGGCCGAAGTTTTTTTAGCCTCCGCATCCGTCTTCACATTCAGCCCCCACAGCTTGATAAGCTCCGGCAGCACCTGATAAATCGAAAACGTATTAAACCCGTCTAGCCATTCCTCCACATCGTCCGGGATAGCCGGGTCTGCGTGCTTCGCCATCGTATAAGCGATATTCTCAAACATCTCCAAAGAAAACAGATCCAGATTGGAACGCTCCTCATCCCCCTCCCCAATGCTCTTCTCCAGAATCCGCAGGTCCTTATAAATATCCCTCTGGAACTTCAACCGGTAAATCCTCGGAATCGCCGCAGATGCCTTAAACAGCACCTCCTTCCCGTCAATCCCGACCTTCCTCAAAATACTCATACCCTTTCAGCTTCCTTCAACCCTGTCCCTCTTCCTCGACACCGCCGCCGGCCTCCGCCCTCGGAACCGGCAGATATACACTCTTATACCACCCCTCATACGTCTCCGCCGAAGTCTTATTCCCCGTCTTCGCCTTCACATACCCGCTTGCCAGCGGCCTGGCCTTCACCGTCAGCGTCTCCGTCTGCACCTCCCGGATCTCCTCATTGGTCTTCCCCTCAATCTTCGGCCTGCTGGCAGAACAATTATACAGCACATGCCGGATCTTCCTGATATCCCCGTCAAACTCAAACAGCAGCGCGAAAGCCCCCGTCTCCGAATTGGCGTTCTCCACCAGCACCTCATTCCCGTCCGCTTCCTCCTTCAAAACATCCGTCCGGAAACTCTCCGGGATCAACGCCAGCTCCAAGTCCCCGTCATACCCCATTGTTGGCAATAATATAATACTCAATCCCGTCCGCATAAAACGACTCCGGCTCCCCATTGGGGTCCAGCGCCAGCGAAACCGCCCCAGGCATCGCCACCGGCGCGTCAAACGTCATCTCCCCGTCCTCCGCCACCCTCTGCAGCGCATAATGACAATTACAGATATTAAACTTCACCTTATTATTCATCCGCCCTAAACCTCCATCTCATACAAAACCTCATACAGCCGCTCCGACTCGATCCAGACCTCACTCTTCCCATAGAAGATCCCATGCCTCAACAGCACCGCCTCTATGCCCTCCTCCAGCTCCGGGTCCTTCAAGTCCGTATACACCTCAATATCCAGCGCATTCCTCTTAAAATACGCCACCCCGTCCGCAGAAAAATTATCCGCCCTGGGATAAAGGAACACCGCAAAAGGTGGCTCCGGCGCCTCCCCTTCCACAAAATGGTCATAAGCAAAAGGAAGCCCCAGTTCCTCCATCATTTTCAGCACATCCTCATGGCTCACTTAGACAGCCCCCTTTTTATCCCCTCCTCCAGCTCCCGGACACCCTTTTCCTCCGCCGGGGCAATATGCGGGACAGCCTTCACCCGCCCGCCGCCCCGCTTCGCATGGCCCTTCTCCAGAAGATGGGTAAGCTGATACCGGTCCCTGCTATGCACCACCACCTCCAAAACATTGGAAGTCTCCCTCTGCCGCCTCACCGCCCAGCTCTTCTTATACCTCCCGGTCTTCACCGGCGCACCCGCCTTCGTCTCCCTCTTCACCGTATCCCCGGCCTTCCTCACACAGTCCTTCATCACGTCCGCGGCAAGCTCCGCATACTCCGTAAGCCCCTCCATGATGACATCCGCCATCCGGTCCACAGACACCCTCTGATCCTCCGACACCCAATCACCTCTTCACCAAAGAAGCCCGCAGCTTCAGCATCTTGTTCTGATACCGCACATTGTCAATAAACACAAGATCATAAACCTGCCCCCGAAACAAAATCCGGTAATGCTCCGTGTCCATGCCGGCCACCTCCGAACAATACCGGATAATGAAATAGACATCCCTCTGCGCGTTCACCTGCGCCGCCTCCCAATACTCCTTCCCGGAAAGACCGTTCACAAAAGCCGAACAGCAGAAATAATCCTCCCAGACCAGCACATGGTTCCCGACCTTATCATTCCCCAGAGAACTTCTCTGGATCGTGACCCGCTCCTTCCACTCCCCCAGAGGATACCCCTTCCGGAAACCTCCGCCGTCCCTGCTGCCGCTGCCCCGCTCCATTCCGCCATCAGAACACTTCCCTCCTGATACCGAACAACAGAGAGCGCAGCGTCTGTACCAGTTCCTCACGGTCCGCCTGCTCCCTGTGCTCATACAGATAAGCAGTGATATACAGAACAGCAATCCGCGCCATGGGAAGATACCTTTCCAGCTCTTCCACTTCCATCCGCGCCATATCCGCGCACATACTCTCCCCAGTCTCCAACAGCCCGGAAATAAACCCGTCCTCATCCCCGCTGTCCACCCGGAGATACCGCTTCGCCTTGGATTGTCAACATTTTTTTAGACAACTTTTTTAAGGTTGTTTTCCCTGTATTGTACCGGTGTTTGATATCCTAAAGCGGAATGTATTCTGTGATGGTTATACCAGTTCACATAATCCCATAACTTCAGTTTCAGTTCCTTCAGATCTGCAAATGTTTCATTCCATACAAATTCTGTTTTTATAATCTTAAATGTCGCTTCTGC is from Lachnospiraceae bacterium JLR.KK002 and encodes:
- a CDS encoding HK97 gp10 family phage protein; the protein is MADVIMEGLTEYAELAADVMKDCVRKAGDTVKRETKAGAPVKTGRYKKSWAVRRQRETSNVLEVVVHSRDRYQLTHLLEKGHAKRGGGRVKAVPHIAPAEEKGVRELEEGIKRGLSK
- a CDS encoding phage head closure protein, giving the protein MERGSGSRDGGGFRKGYPLGEWKERVTIQRSSLGNDKVGNHVLVWEDYFCCSAFVNGLSGKEYWEAAQVNAQRDVYFIIRYCSEVAGMDTEHYRILFRGQVYDLVFIDNVRYQNKMLKLRASLVKR